A part of Gossypium hirsutum isolate 1008001.06 chromosome A07, Gossypium_hirsutum_v2.1, whole genome shotgun sequence genomic DNA contains:
- the LOC107952514 gene encoding uncharacterized protein, whose translation MNDIDCTSRQKLKGAVFLLRDEEYQWRLSVEEGTQLDRLNWDYFNTAFQGKYVGATYVEACRCEFMNLTQGDKTVAEYEANFLGLSHYARRMVAYEYDKCVRFEDGLRDSLRVLIALQREREFIILVDKAKIDEEVKRVERQNRDRERGKNKRDSEPSNSAQKLKKWARTNGPSRVGVPVVSTRVQQ comes from the coding sequence ATGAACGATATCGACTGCACTTCTAGGCAAAAACTGAAGGGTGCAGTTTTTTTACTTCGCGACGAGGAATATCAATGGCGATTATCGGTTGAAGAGGGTACTCAACTGGATCGTCTTAATTGGGATTATTTCAATACCGCCTTTCAGGGGAAATATGTGGGTGCGACCTATGTAGAAGCTTGTAGgtgtgagttcatgaatctcacgcaaggAGATAAgacagtggccgagtatgaggccaatTTTTTGGGACTAAGCCACTACGCTCGAAGGATGGTGGCATATGAGTATGATAAGTGCGTACGTTTTGAGGATGGTCTAAGAGACAGTTTGAGGGTTTTGATTGCTCTGCAGAGGGAGCGAGAGTTTATCATTTTGGTAGATAAGGCGAAGATTGACGAAGAGGTTAAGCGTGTTGAGCGCCAAAATAGGGATCGTGAgagaggtaagaataagagggattcagagccctctaaTTCTGCTCAAAAACTTAAGAAATGGGCCAGAACTAATGGGCCTTCTAGAGTGGGAGTTCCAGTTGTTTCTACTAGGGTTCAGCAATGA